The DNA window TCATGTCATAGAAGTGAATATGTTACAAATATTGagatgattaaaacaaaaattgcaaacttatgttttaaaagttttacctCTTAAGGATAACATATTTCTGTTAAATCCCTAAATTGGTTAGTTATTTAAGGGTTATTTATGTATGTCCCTATTTTACTTCTAATGGAGTTCTCATCTTGGTTGCTTACTTAAAATCCCACCAAACCCCaaaccaattaaataaaaatttctggggTGGGACTCaggcatcaatatttttaaaacatccctAGGTTATTATAATACACTGAGGACCAGCATTCTAATACGATTTTTCACCTAGTTTTCTGTaatctcttccattttctccactttCTTCTGCCACCACCCCCAATTTTCGTTTCTTCGCTGTCAGGTAGTATAGTCCTCATCATGGTTGTGTCCACATAGGACCACAGAGCCAATAATTTTGATTGAAATTTCTGATTAGCTGATTTGATTGAATTTATTGGTTGGTTGACTTAGTTGACCAAATTGATTTTGTGTCACATTAGCTCTATCAATTTGAGAGGAGGCActattatatctttttctttaaaaggttcAATACGATCAAAGTATTTTGACTTAATGTGTCATGTCTATAAAGCtgtgattttattaatttaaaaataaacctttcaGTGAAATACTAGTGCAGTATTCCATCTAAGAAATACCTTCTTTAAATGCCTACAAAGTTACTTAAAACCCAGCAATGAAAGTTTCTTAggttgaaaatgtaaaattaggTGTCTAGACACAAGACCTTTAACTCTTAAAACATGTAATATAGGCAAGGTTTGCTTTGTGTGTGAGTTAGGTCATGTTCTTCTGATGGTTTTTCAGTTTAAACTTCATACAAATCTGGGAACATTGTTTTCTGTCATGCACTTTTATCTTCAGATGACCAAGTATTTCAACCAACAAATGGAAAATCATGAAACACCTGAGAGGCAAGCACACTGTGTTCTCAAGGTTCAGAAAATTAGGTTCTATTACTAATTATGGCATTAAATAGTTCTGAAACTTTAAATCATTTCACTgatctttgcctcagtttcttagaACGAAGTAGTGAGACTAAGTGTTTCCATGTTTTCACTCAAACAAATTctatgattggggtgcctgggtggcttagttggttaagcatctgactcttgattttagctcaggtcatgatcccacgattcatgagtttgagccccgtatcaggcttgGCGctactcagagcctgcttaggattctctctctccctctcctcccccactctctctcaaacattaacaaaaaattctATGATTAACTTCCACATTACACaacttttcattcttattttacagcCAGTCATcctaaaactcattttaaaactaCTTAGAAGTCAAAGTTCAtaaatctcttttcttcccctataTATGTAATTCATGTTACCCTAAACCCTGTtttaaactcattgataataggattttttttttttttaaatttttttttcaacattttttatttatttttgggacagagagagacagagcatgaacgggggaggggcagagagagagggagacacagaatcggaaacaggctccaggctccgagccatcagcccagagcctgacgcggggctcgaactcacggaccgcgagatcgtgacctggctgaagtcggacgcttaaccgactgcgccacccaggcgcccctaggatttgTTTTTGAATTCTTATTTAGCCAGAACATCAGgtgtttcatttatatttcatcaGTCACACATGTAGAGTTAAAGATAACCTATCTTCTATCAGTAACAGCGGaccacaacatttaaaaaatactcaacacCCCTTTCTCGCAAACCCACATTGCAGAACATGCAAAGTAagaatgcacttttttttaaatattatttttgagagtgagtgtgaacggggcagaggcagagagggggacagagaatccaacgtggctgtgcactgtcagcacagggcctgacacagggctccaactcgcgaaccataagatcatgacttcagccaaagtcagccgcttaactgagccacccagacactcccaaGAGTGCACTTTTTAATAGTAATTTGGATCATAAGAGTATTCATCTTGCAGCTTGATCACAGtgaatcaaaaatttttaaatgtttattttttttgagagagacagagagtgagcaggggagggagagaggagacacaaaatccgaagcagactcatctctgaactgtcagcatagagcctgacgcagggctcaaacccacaaactgtgagatcatgacctgaatcaaagtcaatgcttaagcgactgagccacccaggcccctctgaTCACAGTGAATCTAATTGGCAGCTCAGCATTTGTCCCATTTATAGTCTTTACTCTTTTTGTTTGAgagagcatgaaccagggagaatcagaaagagtgggagaaggggagagaaagacagaaagagaatcccaagcaggcttgttTATATAGTCTGTAGTTTGAtatgcttttttcattttaatacttgGTGTTTTCTTGGTAATTTGTGGAAGGTATATTTTGAAGAACgttaaaattttgctttaaacCTTATCAGTCTGTTTTAGGAGACCTTCGATTGGGGGTTGAACATCTCAGCAATGCCCTTTTAGTGTGTGGACAACCAGAGGAACTTCTGAAGGTTTTCAAACACACACTCCCTCCTAAGGTATTTGAGATGCTGTTGCACAAAATTCCCCTTATTTGCCAGGTGAGCACGTACTTAATTGTCTTTGCTAAATTAACCATATTAGGCTTGATTACATAAAAACAGCAGTTTGTGTGTGGATGGCCCAGGGttttaaatgagtaaaatctCCGAATTTTTGGTTGCTTTCTAGCCTTATGAGGGAAACAAGCatattctttcatgtttctttaactataatgaattgtttattttgttgagtCTCCTAGATGTTTCAACATTAAAGATAgcattaatattttgtttttgtactttcaAAGACACAACAATTAGTGACTGCAATGTCAACAGAAGCCTGTGAAATAAATGGTATTGTTAGTTATATGATGTAATAGCTTCAAAATTAGGTGTAATATAGAAAATCTTAGTTTATCAAAGCAGAATACTTCTGGCTTCAAATAATATGACAAAACAGAAACCACTTTGATAATGTAAACATATAGGCTAATTATAATTAGTACTCTCTTAAGTGCAAGTTTAGATTGGTATCAAATGAAATCCATTCATAAGTCCATTTATTAGTAGGTATTAGTCTATGTACATTTTCCAAACTGCTTGGTATACTTATGCATCAACTAGAATTTTCCTGCAGATGTTTGGATTTGTTTTAGGGTTCCTTTAGCTCTAAGACACTACTATAACTTCGGTTCACTTTTTATTGCATTGATCACATGACATAGCTGAGAATACATTGTATATTGTTAGACTCTCAGCTTTtggacaaaacacaaaacacagtcTTCACTAGAGCATAACAGTCAACTCTTAAACATTCCCAAGGTAATCTCAGATGGGATGTTTCCTGAAGATATACGAAAATATGGCTAGGATAAGAATGTGTAATACCCATCCTGATGCAAGAAGGGAGGCAAGAAAAAGATTGTGCATTGAAATTATTAGCAAgtaactattttatgtatttaccaGCAATTTGAGACATACATGAATGAACAGGAATACTTGGAGGATGATCGTGATTGAAAAACATTTCAACGTATCCACAGTCCAGTCAGAATACTATGgtactatatatagtataaacaACTGCTCAgtgatatttccatttattttacttttagtaataaaaaattttttctatctCATACATGATTGAAcacattattttgcttttaaaattaacagTCACAATTGAAGAAACAATGGTTTATTTATCTAATGAAGTTACCAAGCTGCTGAATCTTAAGGCCTCAACAAATGTTGCATCTTATTATTTTGATTGAACAATAAGACCTTCTATTTTGATTATTCATGGTAAATAGCAATTTTGTTTCTCTAGTTGTTTCCCACTTGCCAGACAGTCATGACAGTTTAACATGGTGGCTACTGCTTTCAGGGGATTCCATCAGATGAATCCTCATTTCCATCACAACAGCTGCTGGCAATGTTTCATCTAAAGTCCAGCCATCAGGACTCCTCTATCGTGGTTGGCCAAGGAGTCCTGCTTTGGCTGCCAGGGCTTCATTCTGCTGAATATGATATTCCTGAAATCTCATGGAtattctttgtgtcatttttaaatatttctgtaagcAATGTTCTGAACAGGTGgtctagaaataaaaagagaagatccAAGAGGCAacacagaaatattaatttttttaaacaatgcatGTATTTTTACATAAACAACCAgtgggtgtttttcttttctttgaatatatgAGAACTAAATGGTATTGAGTAGTGAGTGATCATAGCTTTCAATTGTTAATAGTTTCatccatttacaaaaattaatatatactGAATGCCTACTAGTTTGTAAGCACTAAAAACAACGGTAATGTCCCTGCCTTTTGCATATCTTATTCTGATTGTTAAAACATAGGCCCAGtagtttgttactttttaatgaaaagctCCATTCCcaatattcttaaatttcaaCACTTCTTTTTAACAAGATTATACTTAGCATTTTTCAAACTTTGTCATTTACTTAACAAGGACTTACTGATTGCTAGTTACATGTTCTTGGCATGAATGAATATCACTTTCAGccaatatataaatgttttgatGAGGGTATTAAAAGTTACGACTTCTGAGAGGATTACGTTTTCAGAGTCCACCTATGCAATATGAGCCACCAAATTTAAGCTCTGCTTTTTCCAAAATTAACCTGAATTCTCAGGGTCAAGTTTCTCTAGCCAGGCCATCTTGACTGAAAGCTAATTAGTAAGAATCTTTGCCATGGAACAATAATTTAGCAAGTCTCAGGCATCTTagctaaaaaaaccaaaatctgcCATGGTACGGTAGGACTGTCATATTAAATTTGGGATCATTAAACTCAAGGCCATGGGTCTCGACTGCTTCAGTTCCTCTGAGCAATGGAACATAAAACCACATTCCTGTAATAACTAGGAACAAGTGAAATGGTGAGGGGGAtctcatttctattgtttatgaCAAGTTTTCAGAGTTTTTAGTGGGCAGTGCTTTTCATACCTCTTCAGGTTTTACTTCTCTTGTTGTGAAGTCTTTAACGCAGTCCAAAAAGCAGGTTTCTGTAAGTTTATTGTAGGTTCCAAGAAATTCTTTAAACTACGAACAAATCAGAGCATTCTTtaatatttggttttttaaaacaaagatgttttGAAACTTTAATTACTGATGTTTTGTATTTGGGCAAAATACCCTGTtacacttgaaataaaaaattctttccttCACTCAGGTGGGTATAGTATGACCTGTAGAGTATGATCTATAAAACATAGTCAAATTTtctagttaaatatttttttttgcattatctgtcaaattatctgaaaaaaaaaaatgtttcatatgatttaaaatccatttttggaaatgaaatttgaaGTTATTTTGTGAGATCACTGACTGACATGGTTGCACCCAGAAGTGCCTTAAATTTTTtgcaaaattctttttcattaattgtAATACCTTACCTGTTTTATCTGATCAGATTCTGGTATTTGTGCAGCCATATTCTTTTGATATGTTTATTAGtcacctaatttaaaaattaaggaaaagttagtctgtgaacaaatattttttggctCACTGAAGAGTTAGGTATTAAAACAAATACAGgttattaaaagaaatgaaacgaAGTTTACctgaaattattctttattttataaatttctaatGGGGTATGTAATTATATCCATCCTCCCAGGTCATTAATGGCAACAAGGAACGCTATAGTTtagaattagatttttttaatgctggccGTGGGCCCCGGTTATCTAAATTTCGTTTTAAGACAGCTTGCTTTGCTACCTTGCAAAGTCACTTGCCACAGCCTCATTCCTAGTAGTTTTAAGGGAAACCAAGAGATCTCTGATGTCTTCTTCAAGTACATAACTATTCCACTGGTTCCTAATGTAACTCTGACCTAACATAACAACGATCCTTCTGTTATCTCTACATAAATACAAAGCTTCTATTAATTGTTCATAAGCACCATCCATTTATAAATCAACAACTGTAATGAAAGATACTCAGTTTTCTAAAAGACTTTAACGGAAGTACAGGAGTTGTACATTCTGTAATTCAAAAAGTGTAATCACAGAGACTTATTAGAAACTTTTGAACCTATGACACTTGTGATCTAACTTGGGGGCAACAGAGAAGTGAAGATAAGTCAAAAAAGCCTTTCTGAATTACTAGGATTTTCACATTGTTAAATGGAGAGCCCAGGCTCAGTTAATCCAGATATAACAACATATCCCATTACTTACTTGCTCTATTCTGGCTAGTTCTACAATAGATGAACATCTCATATGAaagatttatatgaaataaagctttttttttttaaaatttttttttttcaacattttttttttttaatttatttttgggacagagagagacagagcatgaacgggggaggggcagagagagagggagacacagaatcggaaacaggctccaggctccgagccatcagcccagagcctgacgcgaggctcgaactcacggaccgcgagatcgtgacctggctgaagtcggacgcttaaccgactgcgccacccaggcgccccgaaataaagctttttaaaagtagaaattaaacAGCATGAAAAGTGAAGAGTAAGCAAATACTAACCATGTATACTGTAAACTAACAGAACTTCTAGGCATTGTATTTAGCTTTGAGTTTTCTGATACTGAATGCAAACATGATAAACCAAAAATGTGTATCATTCTTATAGACTTGTCAATATCTAAAGTGGCTGTGAAAAGCAGGAAATTTTCATGAAGCTTATATGGGGATAAAACTAGGAAATTTCAGCACAGGACAAAGTGTACATTActatcatgaaaaaaatttttcattttgattaattAATACAATCAGTAGTAATTCCATTGCAGCATTTCCAACCACGTATACACCTGCTCCTCTTTCGCATTTATTCTTTActcctcttttttccttatcCTTAAGTTCATATTactgacatttttttcatatgcaaGGGAAAGTACTCATTCTTTTCTATCtggtttttaagatatttatattgtttatttttgagaaagacagagtgtgagtgggggaggagcagagaacaagggagacacagaatctgaaacaggctccaggctctgatctattAGCACAGAGGCCAAAGTGGGGATCGAACTCAAGCAacaggggatcatgacctgagctgaggtcagaaacgtaaccgactgagccagccaggtgcccctgctcttcttttttttaacatttatttttgagagacagagactgacagagcacgagtggggagggcagagagagaaggagacagagaatccgaagcaggctccaagctctgagctgtcagcacacagcccagtgcggggcttaaacccacgaaccatgagatcatgacctgagccgaagttggacgcttaactgactgagccaaccaggcgcctgTCTACTCCAGATGTTCTAgcctatagttttctttgaaGTAATGATTCATAAAAAGTATAATTGTCTATACTTAAGAGAATCTTTGGCTTAGCAGTAACATGATATAGACCATCTTTGCTATTAAACCTCCTCTATATCCCTTACAAATAATGCAGTAGAGGTTTTAGGTTGGCCCAACATGAGGCAACTAGCGTTCCATAAACACCGAAAACGTTAACAAGAATGctctttattcctattttatttcactttgtaaacaacatacagttgacccttcaGCAATGTGTATGTTAGGGGCACCAACCCgacacacagtcaaaaatccgcATGTAACTTctgactctcccaaaacttaactactgattGGCTACTGTTgattggaagccttactgatagcaTAGCTACTTAAGACATGTTTtatatgtcatatgtattatgtgtactgtattattacaataaagtaatctaaagaaaatgttaaatcataaggaaaagacatTTATAGTACAGTACCgtaaaaaatctgcataaaaGTGGACCTGTGTAGTTCATACCTGTGTTGTTTttcagggtcaactgtatatgttTTTACCACATAAACTACCTCAAAAATACCAACAGTTACCGCAGGTCACAATTTTTTAGGTGTTACTGTGTTGTTATAAAAAACCACTAACCAAAGAGACAGAGGATTCTATAAGTATGTCATACAATGCAGTTTAGGACTAgtgcttctgggaagatggagtGAGAGATGTGCTTTTCCCAATTCCTCTCACTAAATACAACTAAAAGCCCTGGACATTAAATATAAGACAAACCTGAGACtaaaaggtggagagaagaaagTGTATTGGCCAGGACCCTTGGgaactgagaaacaaaacagTGGTGAATTCTCTTTTTTGCAAAGAGTTAGAGCTGAAGAAGCCAGCAGTCAGCAGATGCCAATGGGCACAAAGCCCTCCATGCCCCCAAAGCTGGTCCTCTCTAGCCAAAGGGCCAGGAAAGGGGAAGCCTATAagacagaaaacttaaaaaaaaaattttttttgaacgtttatttatttttgagagacagaaagcatggtgggggagaggcagacagcgagggagacacagaatctgaagcaggctccaggctctgagctgtcagcacagagcctgatgcagggctcaaacccacaaactgtgagatcatcatgacccaagctgaagttggattcttaaggtgccccaagacagaaaacttttaaaCGATAATAGCTATACtccaggcaaacaaaaaaattgtgGCCTGCATCCCcaacccaccccctcccctccccccacctccaatcAACTTAAGCCAAAGCTGGGAGCCTAGACTTCCACCCTCCCTAGGCTGTAATAAGGCATTCCAACCCCTACACTTCAGAGAAGGGAGATTAGGAAGCAAggacttctttccttcctgggcATTAATGAGGGCCCTTCACCCCCAACAGGTGTCAGTGGAAACCACATGAGGAGTGGGGACATCTACCTCAATTGGCAGTAATGAGGtatccttctccctcctctccaggtgGTAACAAAGGAGGCCTCTTTGAGATTCAAGACTAGCTTTACTGTCATATGGTAATTAGTCCACATTCTCTCCTCTGGTGTCAGTGGAGACAGTGGGAGCAGTAATGAGACATGCTAGTCCCTCTAAGCCAGAGTGATACCAATGGAGGCCTACTAGAGAGCCCTAACTCCTACAGTTGCCCTGGCAGTAATGAGGAGCACACCAGCCCCCACACACCTTAA is part of the Neofelis nebulosa isolate mNeoNeb1 chromosome 7, mNeoNeb1.pri, whole genome shotgun sequence genome and encodes:
- the TIMM9 gene encoding mitochondrial import inner membrane translocase subunit Tim9, with protein sequence MAAQIPESDQIKQFKEFLGTYNKLTETCFLDCVKDFTTREVKPEETTCSEHCLQKYLKMTQRISMRFQEYHIQQNEALAAKAGLLGQPR